Proteins encoded by one window of Bacteroidia bacterium:
- a CDS encoding CTP synthase — translation MSAVKYVFVTGGVSSSLGKGIVSASLAKLLQARGYRVTIQKLDPYINVDPGTLNPYEHGECYVTNDGAETDLDLGHYERFLNVPTSQANNVTTGRIYQTVINKEREGAFLGKTVQVIPHITDEIKRRIKILGETGEYDIVITEIGGTVGDIESLPFVEAIRQMIWEMGSNCCVIHLTLLPYLNVTGELKTKPTQHSVKTMLEYGVQPDILVCRSEKPIGADLRRKIALFCNVNVNAVIEAVDASSIYEVPLHMLKEQLDKVVLNKLKLSFKQEPDLTAWKSFLGKLKHPVSEVKIGLIGKYIELKDAYKSIAEAFIHAGVANECKLNIEWIHSEKIDEHNVADKLKGLSGILVAPGFGDRGIEGKIAAIKYARESKIPFLGICLGMQCAVVEFARNVLGLKDAHSSEMNKETKNPVIDLMAKQKEISAKGGTMRLGEYPCSLVKGSKVANAYGKTKIYERHRHRYEFNSKYQKRFEDAGMIATGINPTDNLVEIVEIKNHPWFVGVQFHPEYKSTVENPHPLFVRFVKAASEFAKGALQI, via the coding sequence ATGAGCGCTGTAAAGTATGTTTTTGTCACCGGTGGTGTTTCTTCATCATTAGGTAAGGGGATTGTTTCTGCTTCTCTTGCCAAATTGTTGCAGGCACGCGGGTATAGAGTAACCATTCAAAAGTTAGATCCATATATCAATGTTGACCCGGGAACATTAAATCCATATGAACATGGAGAATGTTATGTTACTAATGATGGTGCAGAAACAGACCTCGACCTTGGGCATTACGAACGTTTTTTAAACGTTCCCACCTCTCAGGCAAATAACGTAACCACCGGGCGCATTTATCAAACGGTAATTAATAAAGAGCGCGAAGGTGCTTTTTTGGGAAAGACTGTTCAGGTAATCCCTCACATTACTGATGAGATAAAAAGAAGGATTAAAATTTTAGGTGAAACAGGTGAGTATGATATAGTAATTACTGAAATAGGTGGAACCGTTGGTGATATTGAGTCATTGCCTTTTGTGGAAGCTATCCGTCAGATGATTTGGGAAATGGGCAGCAACTGTTGTGTTATTCATCTTACACTTTTACCTTATCTGAATGTTACAGGAGAACTAAAAACCAAACCCACACAGCACTCAGTAAAAACCATGCTCGAATATGGTGTGCAACCTGATATTTTGGTTTGCCGTAGCGAGAAACCTATTGGTGCCGATCTGCGCAGAAAGATTGCCTTATTCTGTAACGTAAATGTCAATGCCGTTATTGAAGCTGTTGACGCCAGCAGCATTTACGAAGTTCCGTTGCACATGCTCAAAGAGCAATTAGATAAAGTAGTACTTAATAAATTAAAACTATCATTCAAACAAGAACCCGACCTTACGGCATGGAAGTCTTTTTTGGGCAAATTAAAACATCCGGTGTCTGAAGTAAAAATCGGGTTGATAGGGAAATATATTGAGCTTAAAGATGCTTATAAATCAATTGCCGAAGCATTTATTCATGCAGGTGTTGCTAATGAATGTAAGTTGAATATTGAGTGGATACATTCCGAAAAAATTGATGAACACAATGTTGCCGATAAGCTTAAAGGTTTGTCGGGAATATTAGTGGCTCCAGGCTTTGGCGACAGAGGTATAGAAGGAAAAATAGCAGCTATTAAATACGCAAGGGAAAGTAAAATTCCTTTTCTCGGAATTTGTTTGGGCATGCAATGTGCAGTAGTGGAGTTTGCACGCAATGTGCTTGGGCTAAAAGATGCGCACAGTTCGGAAATGAATAAGGAGACAAAAAATCCTGTTATTGACTTGATGGCCAAGCAAAAGGAGATCTCTGCAAAAGGGGGTACCATGCGACTGGGAGAGTACCCTTGCTCTTTAGTAAAAGGAAGTAAGGTAGCAAATGCCTATGGCAAAACTAAAATCTATGAGCGACACCGGCACCGTTATGAGTTTAACAGTAAGTATCAGAAAAGGTTTGAAGATGCCGGTATGATTGCCACAGGAATAAATCCTACTGATAACTTAGTGGAGATAGTTGAAATAAAAAACCACCCATGGTTTGTAGGTGTTCAATTTCATCCCGAATATAAAAGTACGGTAGAAAATCCTCATCCATTATTTGTAAGATTTGTGAAGGCAGCCAGCGAATTTGCCAAAGGAGCCTTACAGATTTAA
- a CDS encoding LamG-like jellyroll fold domain-containing protein, producing MKKLYAFVILILANAFISSVSAQSQNALDFDGLDDQVVSVNASSLIANSSQISLSFWVYPRNPVPGFPDFDGLAGFRDNTVADFYILQYSSTAVEARFRNSAGINFDILSQGLQLNTWQQYALTYDGSFLRLFRNGLITDSVSASGVISSTATSFYLGNLVFSGTNFLLDGQMDEVALWNRALTPQEVLCIYKNKVNTTSTGLQLYYDMNTGIAGGNNSGILTIPDISNHINGVLQNFSMTGTSSNFVNGVDHATVITDTLCSGQTYSFNGQTLTQAGVYTATLVSSLNCDSIVRLTLISNDTTVNQNQAVLTAVQTGGVYQWVDCNNSYNPIPGATNQTYTATANGSYAVIITANGCSDTSACHTVVTVGIHEYSVSNWNTYPNPTVNDFTIVTNEIINNAEIIISDISGKQISRMTKDIKYQYAVDVSTLPCGSYIITLKTEKKTEKWRLIKI from the coding sequence ATGAAAAAATTATATGCTTTTGTGATTTTAATACTGGCAAACGCTTTCATAAGTTCAGTATCTGCGCAGAGTCAAAATGCACTTGATTTTGACGGCTTAGACGATCAGGTTGTTTCGGTAAATGCCTCGTCACTCATTGCCAATTCATCACAAATCTCACTTAGCTTTTGGGTGTATCCGCGTAACCCTGTTCCGGGATTTCCTGACTTTGATGGTCTTGCAGGATTCAGAGATAATACCGTAGCCGATTTCTATATTTTGCAGTATTCTTCCACTGCCGTTGAAGCACGTTTTCGAAACAGCGCTGGTATAAATTTCGACATACTTTCGCAAGGGCTGCAACTTAACACATGGCAGCAGTATGCACTAACTTATGATGGTTCATTCCTAAGACTTTTTAGAAATGGCTTAATTACCGATTCCGTTTCAGCCTCTGGTGTAATTTCCAGTACTGCCACATCATTTTATTTGGGTAATCTTGTTTTTAGTGGAACTAATTTCCTTCTTGATGGCCAAATGGATGAAGTGGCACTTTGGAACAGAGCACTAACCCCACAGGAAGTGTTGTGTATTTATAAAAATAAAGTCAATACTACTTCTACCGGATTACAACTTTATTATGATATGAACACCGGCATTGCAGGTGGAAACAATTCCGGCATTCTTACTATTCCTGATATTTCAAACCACATCAATGGAGTTTTACAAAATTTTAGCATGACTGGCACATCTTCAAATTTCGTAAATGGTGTTGACCATGCAACCGTTATTACAGACACACTTTGTTCTGGTCAAACTTATTCTTTCAACGGTCAAACTTTGACACAAGCCGGTGTTTACACTGCAACATTGGTATCATCCTTAAACTGCGACTCCATAGTGCGACTTACTCTTATTTCGAATGATACTACGGTAAATCAAAATCAGGCTGTATTAACAGCTGTACAGACTGGAGGAGTTTATCAGTGGGTAGATTGCAACAACAGCTATAACCCAATACCGGGTGCTACCAATCAGACCTACACAGCTACAGCTAATGGCAGCTATGCAGTTATCATCACTGCAAACGGATGCAGTGACACTTCAGCGTGTCATACAGTTGTTACAGTGGGTATCCATGAATATTCTGTATCAAACTGGAACACTTACCCAAATCCAACTGTTAATGATTTTACTATAGTTACAAATGAAATAATTAACAATGCTGAAATTATTATTTCCGATATATCCGGGAAACAAATCAGCAGAATGACTAAAGACATAAAATATCAGTATGCCGTTGATGTTTCAACTTTGCCTTGTGGCTCCTACATCATCACACTAAAAACTGAAAAGAAGACTGAAAAATGGCGATTGATTAAAATTTAA
- a CDS encoding Mrr restriction system protein, whose product MDKELEKLAPSKRSAAKTLFATFKILKEVGGQLPGKQVIDKIRETVELTDWEKQVYEKTGYVRWESILHFYTIDAIKAGYLRKNKGVWYLTDEGEKAIKLGPAKLLETASQLYRTWAADNKESKPKKGKDTEDEPTELEENKTQTQKANLDLLEEQAISGIKDFIRGKNAYEFQDMVAALLRAMKYHTPFISPKGKDGGLDIVAYNDPLGATAPRLKVQVKHRPDASVPVDDIRSLTGLLNKDGDIGLFVTSGTFTSEAERSARESHRHIKLLDIDNFIELWQEFYNKLTDDDKNMLPLHSIYFLGSND is encoded by the coding sequence ATGGATAAAGAGTTAGAAAAATTAGCACCTTCAAAGCGGTCGGCAGCCAAGACATTGTTTGCGACTTTTAAAATTTTAAAAGAAGTAGGCGGACAACTTCCAGGCAAACAAGTCATAGACAAAATTCGTGAGACAGTTGAATTAACAGACTGGGAAAAACAAGTTTATGAAAAGACGGGGTATGTTAGGTGGGAATCAATTCTTCACTTCTATACCATTGACGCAATTAAAGCTGGATATCTAAGAAAAAACAAAGGGGTTTGGTATTTAACTGACGAAGGAGAAAAAGCAATAAAACTTGGACCTGCTAAACTTCTTGAGACTGCATCGCAACTTTACAGGACTTGGGCTGCTGACAACAAGGAAAGCAAACCCAAAAAGGGAAAAGACACAGAGGACGAACCGACCGAACTTGAAGAAAATAAAACACAAACTCAAAAAGCAAATCTTGACTTATTAGAAGAACAGGCTATTTCCGGAATAAAAGATTTCATCAGGGGTAAAAACGCTTATGAGTTTCAAGATATGGTTGCCGCATTATTGAGAGCTATGAAATATCACACACCATTTATTTCACCAAAAGGTAAAGACGGTGGTTTAGACATTGTAGCTTACAACGACCCATTAGGTGCGACCGCACCAAGACTGAAAGTGCAAGTAAAACATAGACCTGACGCATCAGTTCCTGTTGACGACATTCGTAGTTTGACAGGACTTCTCAACAAGGATGGAGACATCGGTTTATTTGTAACCTCGGGAACTTTTACATCTGAGGCAGAACGTTCCGCAAGAGAAAGTCATAGACACATTAAGCTATTAGACATTGACAATTTCATTGAACTTTGGCAAGAATTTTATAACAAGCTGACAGACGATGACAAGAATATGCTTCCATTACACTCAATCTATTTTTTAGGCAGCAATGATTGA
- the proS gene encoding proline--tRNA ligase, with protein MAKDFPTRDQNYSEWYNQLVIRAGLAENSSVRGCMVIKPYGYAIWERMQQQLDSMFKATGHSNAYFPLFIPKSFFSKEANHVEGFAKECAVVTHYRLKQSDDGKSVVVDPEAKLEEELIVRPTSETIIWNTYRNWIQSYRDLPILLNQWANVVRWEMRTRLFLRTAEFLWQEGHTAHATAEEAVEETRKMLDVYAEFAEQWLAIPVVKGVKSANERFAGALDTYCIEALMQDGKALQAGTSHFLGQNFAKAFDVKFTSKQGVQDFVWATSWGVSTRLMGALVMAHSDDDGLVLPPKLAPIQVVIVPIYKSDEQLKLVSDVALKIKKALTARGIAVVYDDDDQAKPGWKFAEYEMKGVPVRLAIGPRDVESGTVELARRDTKEKMTVQITDIELKIENLLQQIQENIFKKAIDFRDTSTHVADSMDEFIKILDSKGGFVFAHWDGTAETEEKIKEKTKATIRCIPLNNKQENGKCILTGKPSTQRVLFARAY; from the coding sequence ATGGCTAAAGACTTTCCAACACGCGATCAAAATTATTCAGAGTGGTATAACCAGCTTGTCATTCGTGCAGGCCTTGCAGAAAATTCATCTGTCAGGGGTTGCATGGTCATAAAACCCTATGGTTATGCCATTTGGGAGCGCATGCAACAACAGCTAGACAGCATGTTCAAAGCAACAGGGCACAGCAATGCATATTTTCCACTCTTCATCCCAAAATCATTCTTTAGCAAGGAAGCCAACCATGTAGAGGGTTTTGCAAAAGAATGTGCCGTTGTGACACATTACAGATTGAAACAATCAGATGATGGAAAAAGTGTAGTTGTTGACCCGGAAGCTAAACTCGAAGAAGAGTTGATAGTACGTCCAACATCAGAGACAATTATCTGGAATACATACAGAAACTGGATTCAGTCCTATCGAGATTTACCTATTTTACTCAATCAATGGGCTAATGTGGTGCGATGGGAAATGCGCACACGTTTGTTTTTGCGTACTGCAGAGTTTCTATGGCAAGAAGGGCATACGGCACATGCTACAGCTGAAGAAGCAGTTGAAGAAACCAGAAAAATGCTTGATGTTTATGCTGAATTTGCTGAACAATGGCTGGCTATTCCTGTTGTTAAAGGTGTGAAATCTGCTAACGAACGCTTTGCCGGTGCATTAGATACCTATTGCATAGAAGCACTTATGCAGGATGGTAAAGCATTACAGGCAGGAACATCACATTTTCTCGGACAGAATTTTGCAAAGGCATTTGACGTAAAGTTTACATCCAAACAAGGTGTTCAGGATTTTGTGTGGGCAACATCATGGGGAGTTTCAACACGACTGATGGGCGCATTGGTGATGGCACATTCTGATGATGATGGATTGGTGTTACCACCTAAGTTGGCACCTATTCAGGTAGTCATTGTACCAATTTATAAAAGTGATGAACAACTGAAACTTGTATCAGACGTTGCACTTAAAATTAAGAAAGCACTCACCGCACGAGGCATTGCCGTAGTATATGATGATGATGATCAAGCCAAACCAGGGTGGAAGTTTGCCGAATACGAAATGAAAGGTGTGCCGGTTCGCCTTGCTATAGGTCCGCGTGATGTGGAGAGCGGCACTGTTGAACTTGCCAGACGCGATACCAAAGAGAAAATGACAGTGCAGATAACAGATATTGAATTGAAGATTGAAAATCTTCTTCAGCAAATTCAAGAGAATATTTTTAAAAAAGCAATTGATTTTCGCGACACATCAACCCACGTTGCCGATAGTATGGATGAGTTTATCAAAATACTCGACTCCAAGGGAGGATTTGTATTTGCACATTGGGATGGTACTGCAGAAACAGAAGAAAAAATAAAAGAGAAGACCAAGGCTACCATCCGATGCATCCCATTAAACAACAAACAAGAAAACGGCAAATGTATTCTTACAGGAAAACCCAGCACACAAAGGGTATTGTTTGCACGAGCTTATTAA